DNA from Candidatus Gastranaerophilales bacterium:
ATGCTGAGGTGTATGCAAATATAATTCAAAATTACATTAATGATGCTCAGCTTGATAATCCTGTAAGGACAAAATTTTTGAGGGAAATGCCAGCGGCTATGACTATAGCGATTGTGCTTTTCTTTGTATTGTTGATTGTTTTAAATGCATTATATTCAAAAATTTCTTTGCTTACTTTTTTTAATTCTATTTTAATAATATTATTATATTTATTTTTGGATTTATTTTTGTTTTCGCACCCAAAAATCAGGTTAGATATGCCCTTGGTTCATCCCTTGTATTTACTTTCTATTACTTTGTTTTGCTCATATTTGTATGTTTTGATTGATGAAAATACAAAGAAAAAAGAGATTGTTGGTATTTTCGGCAAGTTTGTAGCTGACAATGTTTTAGATAGATTATTAAAAAATTCAAGAAACTTTGAGCTCAAAACTGCACATAAGAATGTTTCTGTTATGTTTTGTGATGTTACTAATTTTACATCTATAAATGAAAAGTATTCAGTGGATTTAGTTGTTGAAAAGTTAAACGAAGTTTTTACAATTGCGACTGAGAAAATATTCAAATATCAAGGAACTATTGATAAATTTATTGGTGACGCTGTAATGGCGTATTGGGGCGACCCTATTTCTGACCCGAAAGATGCCATGAATGCTGTAAAAGCTGCAGTTGAAATAATCGAGGCGATAGATGATTTCAACAAATCATTGCCCGAAAAAGAGTTGAAGCTCGATGTCAAAATAGCTATAAACACAGGTGAGGCACTTGTTGGATGTATAGGAACTGACAAAATCGTTGATTATACCGTTTTGGGTGACACTGTCAACATTGCGTCAAGAATGACAGAGATATGTTCTGAGTTTAATAAAAAATTGCTTATTTCAGAAGCCACTTATGAGGCTGTTAAAAACATTATTCAGGCTGATTATACAGGTAATATTAAGCTGAAAGGCAAAGATATTCAGGTTGCTCTTTACGCTCCAAAAATGGGTGAAGATGATGATTAATATTGACTCTTTGACTATGAAGGCATTCCTTGAGGAAAATTCAGGGTTTTTGATTGGAGCAAGGGTTCAAAAAATTCAGCAGCCAAACAGGCGAGAGCTGATTTTTCAGCTTAGGGGGCTCAAAGAAACCAGAAAATTTTATGTAAATATTAATCCTTCGTTTTATCATATTTGTTTTATGTCAAAGGGAAACGAGGCGGCAAGGGCGATTGAAATACCTAAGCAGGCAGCTATGTTTTGCATGCTGTTACGTAAATATTTAGATGGTGCAAAAATTGTTGACGTGGTTCAGCCAAAGCATGAAAGAATTATTGAATTTTATTTTGATTATTATGATGTGTTGAACGAAAATTCTAAACTATGTCTTGCGATAGAGCTTATGGGGAAGCATAGTAATGTCATTTTGTATAACGCTGATACAAATGTAATTATCGGTTGTGCTCATAATGTCGGGGCTGAAAAAAGCAAAGAGCGTGAGCTTGCAGGTCTTTTGCCTTACATTTATCCTCCTAAAAAACGCAAAAAGAGTATAAATAAAATTGATTTTGAAGTTTTTAATTTGATTTTATCAGCTGCTGAAAACAAAATTGATGCCATAATAAATTCTTTTTATGACATAACAAAACCCATTATTGAGTCTGTTTTAAAAAATGGTTTTTCTTTTGAAAATCCACAAGAGTTGTTTATTGAACTTCAAAAAACGGTTGAATTGTATTATGTAGAGCCGAGTATTTCAGAGGATTTTTCTTGTTTTTCAATATATCCTGTTGCCGGAGTTAATTCAGTTGGTACTGTGAATAATATGCTTGATGATTATTTTTCCTTTTATCAAGCTCAGACTATTATTAGAAATTTAAAACAACGATTGCTTACTATATTAAATAATAATTTGAAAAAATTAAATAGGCTGAAATCAAAGCAACAATATCAGCTTGACCAAATTGATAAAGCAAATTATTATAAAAAAATTGCAGATATTATAATGGCGAATTTGTACCGGATAAAATCATTTGAAAAATCAGTTACACTGCTTGATTATGAAATAGGTGAAAATGTCGAAATTGACCTTGATACAACGCTTTCTGCTTCGGATAACGCAAACCGCTATTATAAGCTTTACAAAAAGATGAAATCAGCGTACGAGCATTCTGTCGAAATGATAAAAGAAACTCAAACGCAAATAGATTATTACTCAGAGCAAAAGTTTTATGTCGAACTGGCGTCGTCGATTAATGAGTTAAACGATATTGCTCAAGAAATTTTGCCTGCTGAAAATAAAAAATCTAAGGAAAGCGAAATCAAGGTAGAAAGTAGAGAGTTTGCCGGGTTTAAGGTGTACGTCGGTAAAAACAGCAAGCAAAATGACTATATATTATCAAAGCTTTCATCGCCTGAAGATTTGTGGTTCCACTCATTAAACATGGCAGGAGCACACGTCGTTATTAAGAAGAATGCTCCAAAAGAGTCGGTTCCAAACGATGTTTTATTGGTGGCAGCTCAACTGGCAAAAAAATATTCAGTCCAAAAATCAGGTGCAAAAATACCAGTTATTTATACTAAACGCAAATACGTGAAAAAATCTAATTCAAAGGGCTTGGCGTTTGTTACATACAAAAACGAATCAGAGATTTATTGTTAATCGTCCAGCATTCCGTCGCTGTCTATGCTGTTGATTATGAATTTTTCAAACTCCCATGTTGGTTTAGTTTGATGTTTTTTTGCAGTATTCAGTGTACAAGTCCCACAAGTCATCATTGAATGTGAGGCTGACTTTCCTAAATTTATTAGTACTAAAACTGTGAATACGTTCTGCCTTGTTCATAATAATATTATTATGCTGTATATTTACCCTCTAAAACAACTAGTGTATTATATATATATAAATATGAGATATTGCTGCACATGCAAAAGAAAAGAAAGAAAAAGCTTGTCGATGCAGTCGCTGTTGTTTATCGTGACGCCATTTTCTACGGCTCGTAACTCGCCTTTAAAAGAAGGCAAAAAAAAGCCCTTTCTAATGAAAAGGGTTTTGAATCTGTTTTGATTCCTCGTGTGTGTAAAAGTAAAGTGTAAGGTTAGTAAGTAGTGTGGAGTGTGTGTGGTTAAAAAATCTTTTTGAATGTTTTGCATTTTAGCTTACATTCATTTTATTAAATCTTTCGACTAATTATCTCTTGTGTATATATAAAGTATATCAATCAAGAAAGATTGACTTTTGTATGAGTGTGGATTTTTCATTAATAGGGTGTAAAGTCTTGTCTAACAATAGAATAACGGGCTTGAAATTTGATTTAACAAAACTTAACAATAAAAATCTTGTCATCTTAAAGTATAATAAACACTGGAGCTACATACATTTAATAGAGGTGTGATATTGTGGAGATTTATGATTTAATGCATACTTATACAAAATGGTAGGAATAGGCGTTATCCGTGAATTATATCACACATCTGTTCTTGCTTTAAAAAAATCATTTATCCCCAAAAATGCCTAAAAATATACATAACTTAAAAATTGTAAAAAATACACTTGAAAAATTATTATATTGGTAATATACTTTGATTAGTGAAATAAATCACGATAAGAAAAGGAGAAACATTAATGGCTGCTAAAACAAAAAAAGACATTGAAAAACTTGAAAAAGCTCTCAATGCTTCTGCTGTCGTTGACAGTGCTGAAGCTCTTGAGCAATTAATCAGTAGAGTAAAAAAAGCACAAAAAATCTATGCTTCTTTCACTCAAGAACAAGTGGATAAAATCTTTAAAGCTGCTGCTACTGCCGCAGACAAAGCTCGTATCCCCCTAGCTAAAATGGCTGTCGCTGATACAGGCATGGGTATTGTAGAAGACAAAATTATTAAAAATCACTTTGCTTCTGAATACATTTACAACAAACATAAAAACGCAAAAACTTGCGGTATTATTAAAACCGACAAAACTAACGGTATAAAAATTGTCGCTGAACCTTTAGGTTTGCTTGCAGGTATCATTCCTACAACTAACCCTACTTCAACTGCTATTTTTAAGTCTTTGATTTCTTTGAAAACAAGAAACGGTATAATTTTCTCACCACACCCGAGAGCTAAAAAATCAACTATTGCTGCTGCTAAATTAGTTTTAGATGCTGCTGTTGCTGCCGGTGCTCCTGAAGATATTATCGGTTGGATTGATGTACCATCTATGGAACTTTCTAACGCTTTACTTCACCACCCTGATATCAACTGCATCTTGGCTACAGGCGGTCCGGGAATGGTTAAAGCTGCTTATTCTTCAGGCAAACCAGCTTTGGGCGTAGGACCGGGAAACGTTCCTGCTATCATTGATGAAACTGCTGATTTGAAAATGGCTGTTTCTTCAATCTTGATGTCTAAAACATTCGATAATGGCATGATTTGTGCTTCTGAACAATCTGTTACTATCGTTAAAGATGTTTATGATGAAGTTAAAGAAGAATTTATATACAGAGGTGCTTAC
Protein-coding regions in this window:
- a CDS encoding adenylate/guanylate cyclase domain-containing protein, producing the protein MSFVFSKFFAGLETFSQDWKQTLELNFSKHNDYNNVREKIVILSIDDLTSFDLSNHPEVNIKRWPLGRDMWGEIIDFLEKGKPATISIAIPFQNYEDITHSASSSDLKLADTLEKYDNVILGTILNTPQTVTKDSPMTVLMDKIDNSYVPLRESLNVNFVSDREFGDDVNYFSYLAIPPIFVDSSSIGYMNLQREYDSVIRYSQPISRIIDKSIVYYMPSFPFATFLKYIGYEGRLNIDKTKMSFKNYSIPLNKGADNYVNWNGMSRYYNFIPLSKIIIGMKTTGRSFEYEKIKYPVEYFKGKIVIIAPTQTNSNTHDTAIYQGLTDAEVYANIIQNYINDAQLDNPVRTKFLREMPAAMTIAIVLFFVLLIVLNALYSKISLLTFFNSILIILLYLFLDLFLFSHPKIRLDMPLVHPLYLLSITLFCSYLYVLIDENTKKKEIVGIFGKFVADNVLDRLLKNSRNFELKTAHKNVSVMFCDVTNFTSINEKYSVDLVVEKLNEVFTIATEKIFKYQGTIDKFIGDAVMAYWGDPISDPKDAMNAVKAAVEIIEAIDDFNKSLPEKELKLDVKIAINTGEALVGCIGTDKIVDYTVLGDTVNIASRMTEICSEFNKKLLISEATYEAVKNIIQADYTGNIKLKGKDIQVALYAPKMGEDDD
- a CDS encoding NFACT RNA binding domain-containing protein, which translates into the protein MMINIDSLTMKAFLEENSGFLIGARVQKIQQPNRRELIFQLRGLKETRKFYVNINPSFYHICFMSKGNEAARAIEIPKQAAMFCMLLRKYLDGAKIVDVVQPKHERIIEFYFDYYDVLNENSKLCLAIELMGKHSNVILYNADTNVIIGCAHNVGAEKSKERELAGLLPYIYPPKKRKKSINKIDFEVFNLILSAAENKIDAIINSFYDITKPIIESVLKNGFSFENPQELFIELQKTVELYYVEPSISEDFSCFSIYPVAGVNSVGTVNNMLDDYFSFYQAQTIIRNLKQRLLTILNNNLKKLNRLKSKQQYQLDQIDKANYYKKIADIIMANLYRIKSFEKSVTLLDYEIGENVEIDLDTTLSASDNANRYYKLYKKMKSAYEHSVEMIKETQTQIDYYSEQKFYVELASSINELNDIAQEILPAENKKSKESEIKVESREFAGFKVYVGKNSKQNDYILSKLSSPEDLWFHSLNMAGAHVVIKKNAPKESVPNDVLLVAAQLAKKYSVQKSGAKIPVIYTKRKYVKKSNSKGLAFVTYKNESEIYC